One genomic region from Rosa rugosa chromosome 1, drRosRugo1.1, whole genome shotgun sequence encodes:
- the LOC133707380 gene encoding putative fasciclin-like arabinogalactan protein 20, whose protein sequence is MKTSPMATTLLLFLILLSLSSSAVAFSATLLLTAANTLSNSGYLSMALTLQLAASAGLDLDSPTATIFAPSDTAFLQSGPPSLPLLRYHISPRRFSVKTLPYLHRGTKIQTLLPNYSLTVTSSPAVEGYSSVNDVRVDPNSVLDDGSVIIYAVDRFFNLTFLKAEEAPAPAPIAGISGQPHRPFGSVADLLRSKGCSIMAAFLDAQLIGFNRKTALTVFAAVDDAVEDYARNSSDYSEIFRQHVVPRLLKWQDLVALDDGTMLPTFEEGFMINVIKMGDVPVLNDVPVADQDLYKSRFLVVHGVNHLLTSQQQMVRQEEDPVGDQEDGGGAGFTDGFVANVADQINPQGFDDYH, encoded by the coding sequence ATGAAAACCTCTCCCATGGCCACCACGCTTCTCCTCTTTCTGAttctcctctccctctcttcctcCGCCGTCGCTTTCTCCGCCACCCTCCTCCTCACCGCCGCCAACACCCTCTCCAACTCCGGCTACCTCTCCATGGCACTCACCCTCCAGCTCGCAGCCAGCGCCGGCCTCGACCTCGACTCTCCCACCGCCACCATCTTCGCTCCGTCGGACACCGCCTTCCTCCAGTCGGGCCCACCCTCGCTGCCTCTGCTCCGGTACCACATCTCGCCGCGACGATTCTCCGTCAAAACCCTACCCTACCTCCACCGAGGCACCAAAATCCAGACTCTGCTCCCGAATTACTCACTCACCGTGACTTCGTCTCCGGCCGTCGAAGGCTACTCGTCGGTCAACGACGTTCGGGTCGACCCGAATTCGGTTCTGGACGACGGGTCGGTGATCATATACGCCGTCGATCGGTTCTTTAACTTGACTTTCTTGAAGGCTGAAGAAGCTCCGGCGCCGGCTCCGATCGCTGGAATTTCGGGTCAGCCGCACCGGCCGTTCGGGTCGGTTGCGGATCTGCTGAGGTCCAAAGGCTGTTCGATCATGGCCGCGTTTCTTGACGCCCAGCTGATCGGGTTCAACCGGAAGACGGCGCTGACAGTGTTCGCAGCGGTCGACGACGCCGTCGAAGACTACGCGAGGAACAGCTCCGATTACTCGGAGATTTTCCGGCAGCACGTGGTGCCGAGGCTGCTGAAGTGGCAAGACCTGGTGGCGCTTGATGACGGGACGATGCTGCCGACTTTTGAAGAAGGGTTTATGATCAATGTGATCAAGATGGGTGACGTCCCTGTGCTCAATGATGTTCCGGTGGCCGATCAGGACCTCTACAAGAGCCGCTTCCTGGTTGTTCATGGCGTCAATCACTTGCTGACGTCACAGCAGCAGATGGTGAGGCAAGAAGAAGACCCGGTTGGAGATCAAGAAGATGGTGGTGGTGCTGGTTTCACTGATGGGTTTGTTGCCAATGTTGCTGATCAGATCAACCCTCAAGGTTTTGATGACTATCACTGA
- the LOC133726755 gene encoding ribonucleoside-diphosphate reductase small chain, producing MPAIPEEPLLMANPDRFCMFPIQYPEIWEMYKKAEASFWTAEEVDLDQDQRHWETLTPGEKHFITHVLAFFAASDGIVLENLAGRFMKEVQVSEARAFYGFQIAIENIHSEMYSLLLETYIKDSDEKSRLFRAVDTIPCVAKKAQWALRWIDGSETFAERIVAFACVEGIFFSGSFCAIFWLKKRGLMPGLTFSNELISRDEGLHCDFACLLYSLLRIKLTEERVKSIVRDAVEIEREFVCDALPCALVGMNGDLMSQYIEFVADRLVGALGYGKIYDVQNPFDWMELISLQGKTNFFEKRVGEYQKASVMNSISGNGGNHVFKMDEDF from the coding sequence aTGCCTGCAATTCCAGAAGAGCCGCTGCTAATGGCCAACCCGGACCGGTTCTGCATGTTCCCCATTCAGTACCCGGAGATCTGGGAAATGTACAAGAAGGCCGAGGCGTCGTTCTGGACCGCCGAGGAGGTCGACCTCGACCAGGACCAGCGCCACTGGGAGACCCTAACCCCGGGGGAGAAGCACTTCATCACCCACGTCCTCGCCTTCTTCGCCGCCTCCGACGGCATCGTTCTCGAGAATCTCGCCGGCCGCTTCATGAAGGAGGTACAGGTCTCGGAGGCGCGTGCCTTCTACGGCTTCCAGATCGCGATTGAGAACATCCACTCCGAGATGTACAGCCTTCTTCTCGAGACCTACATCAAAGACTCGGACGAGAAGAGCCGTCTCTTCCGGGCCGTCGACACCATTCCCTGCGTCGCCAAGAAGGCCCAGTGGGCCCTGCGCTGGATCGACGGCTCCGAGACGTTCGCGGAGCGCATCGTGGCCTTTGCCTGCGTGGAGGGGATCTTCTTCTCGGGGAGCTTCTGCGCGATATTTTGGCTAAAAAAGCGCGGGTTAATGCCCGGTCTGACCTTCTCGAACGAGTTGATCTCGCGAGATGAAGGCCTCCACTGCGACTTCGCGTGCCTGCTGTACTCGCTCCTCCGGATAAAGCTCACCGAGGAGCGCGTGAAGTCAATCGTCCGCGACGCGgttgagatagagagagagttcGTGTGCGACGCGTTACCGTGCGCCTTAGTAGGAATGAACGGTGATCTGATGAGCCAGTACATCGAGTTCGTGGCTGATAGGCTGGTGGGTGCGTTGGGATACGGGAAGATCTATGATGTGCAGAACCCGTTTGATTGGATGGAGCTGATTAGTCTTCAGGGGAAGACTAATTTCTTTGAGAAGAGAGTTGGGGAGTACCAGAAGGCCTCAGTCATGAACAGCATTAGTGGAAATGGTGGCAACCATGTGTTCAAGATGGATGAGGATTTCTAA
- the LOC133726756 gene encoding uncharacterized protein LOC133726756, translating into MSTGRSEMLSREQLLHLFDRFAFLTSQPDVKKRIADGVEDKQEAVAVTTAIQEEIFLEMGIDPRFGISCLGKVNINYENDQDMMICFYKFIAREELACDEAELGADEFAERMQIQEKMQQQQLEMLKQMRKFPLDDQSAILEKLRQQMEIANFEDAASVLSWEQIQEIVQRRVSPLFNPK; encoded by the exons ATGTCTACTGGGAGGTCTGAGATGCTGTCAAGGGAGCAATTGCTTCATCTCTTTGATCGGTTCGCCTTCCTTACCTCTCAGCCTG ACGTGAAGAAAAGAATTGCAGATGGGGTTGAGGATAAGCAG GAAGCTGTAGCTGTGACCACTGCTATCCAAGAAGAGATATTTCTGGAAATGGGTATTG ATCCAAGGTTTGGCATATCATGCCTGGGAAAGGTGAATATAAACTATGAGAATGATCAGGATATGATGATTTGCTTCTATAAGTTCATTGCAAG GGAAGAGTTGGCCTGTGATGAAGCCGAGCTTGGAGCAGATGAGTTTGCTGAAAGGATGCAGATTCAAGAAAAAATGCAGCAGCAG CAACTGGAGATGCTGAAGCAAATGCGCAAGTTTCCCCTAGATGATCAATCTGCAATCCTAGAAAAG TTGCGCCAGCAGATGGAAATCGCCAACTTTGAGGATGCTGCATCAGTATTGTCATGGGAGCAGATTCAGGAGATTGTTCAAAGGAGGGTATCACCTTTATTTAACCCCAAGTAG
- the LOC133734668 gene encoding desmethyl-deoxy-podophyllotoxin synthase-like, which yields MDQVEDLIEGAAYNSQIEKKSKAKSGPRKSPPGPWKLPIIGNLHQLATGNPLPHHALRDLAKKNGPIMHLKPGQVEALIISSSKAAEEVLKTHELTFAQRLLFLAAEVMSFGQEGIVFAPYGDFWRESFRSIREEEVSNLIEAISSSSKGLTPINFSDKSFSLTTGIGSRAPFGEKCKDQEEFCSLLEESTKLAGGFDIPDLFPSLKCLGFVNGSIPSMKKMRKKFGQILESIINDHKIKSQGNEIDKPEEDLVDVLLKLQESKKLEFNVLDNRSDQRCHYGTFI from the exons ATGGATCAGGTTGAAGACTTGATCGAAGGTGCTGCCTATAACTCACAAATAGAAAAG AAATCCAAAGCCAAATCAGGCCCTAGGAAGTCTCCACCAGGGCCATGGAAGCTGCCTATTATCGGAAACTTGCATCAGTTGGCTACTGGTAATCCACTACCACATCATGCACTGAGAGACTTAGCCAAGAAAAATGGACCTATTATGCACCTAAAACCGGGTCAGGTGGAGGCCTTAATAATCTCTTCCTCCAAAGCTGCAGAAGAGGTGTTGAAGACACATGAGCTCACTTTTGCTCAGAGGCTTCTATTTTTGGCCGCAGAAGTCATGTCTTTTGGTCAAGAAGGCATTGTGTTTGCTCCTTATGGGGATTTCTGGAGAGAG TCATTTAGATCGataagagaagaagaggttTCGAATCTCATCGAGGCCATTTCCTCATCATCAAAGGGACTTACTCCCATCAATTTCAGTGACAAGAGTTTCAGTTTGACAACTGGGATAGGATCGAGGGCACCGTTTGGGGAAAAGTGCAAAGATCAGGAGGAGTTCTGTTCATTGCTTGAAGAATCGACAAAACTTGCTGGAGGCTTTGACATACCGGATTTGTTTCCTTCACTCAAATGTCTTGGTTTCGTAAATGGGAGCATACCTTCAATGAAGAAGATGCGAAAAAAGTTTGGACAGATTCTTGAGAGTATCATCAACGATCATAAGATCAAAAGTCAAGGCAATGAGATTGACAAACCAGAAGAAGATCTTGTTGACGTACTTCTCAAACTTCAGGAGTCCAAGAAGCTCGAATTCAACGTACTTGACAACCGATCAGATCAAAGATGTCATTATGGTACGTTTATATAA